TTTCCTTCAACCGAAGTAATCATCCTGACCGGGAACGCCACTCTGGACAGCGCTATCGAGGCGACCAACACCGGCGCTTTCTCCTATCTGGTAAAGCCCTATGAAATAGAGCAGTTGACGATTCATATCCGGCGGGCGATTGAAAAGCGGCAGACCGAAAAAGCCCTGAGGGAAAGCGAGGATCGCTACCGGCTGCTGGTGAAAAGCGCTCCCGACGCCATTTTCGTAAAGAGAGGGGGAGTGATCCATTTCGTAAACGATGCGGGGGTCCGGCTTCTCGTTGCAAAAGGGGCGGAGCAGTTAATCGGGAAACCCGTCATGTCGGTTATCCACCCCGATTACAGGGAACCAGTGGGCGGGTGGCTGAAACTTCTTGAGGAGCATGGCGACGTCAGCGCGCCCCTTGAAATAAGGTTTGTGCGCTTTGACAACACACCGGTCGACGTGGAGGCGGTGGGAACCCGCATCGTTTATCAGGGCAAGCCGGCCGTTCAGGTCATCATGCGCGACATCACCGAGCGCAAGCAAAAAGAGCTTCTGATACGGAAGCTGAACGCCGAGCTTGAGAAGCGGGTGGAGGAGCGGACGAGGGAACTGGAGTTTCGCAGGCGGGAAGCCGAGGCTGCGAGGATTGAAGCCGAACTGGCGAACAGCGCCAAGTCCGACTTTCTGGCCAACGTGAGCCACGAGCTTCGCACCCCCCTGAATTCCGTAATCGGCTTCTCACAGGTCCTGCTGGACGAGATGTACGGCCCCCTGAACCCCAGACAGAAAGGGTACGTGGGAAACATATTCTCAAACGGCAACCGCCTGCTGGGTCTGATCGACAACATCCTCGATCTGGTCAACCTCGAAACCGGAGAGGCGCATCTGGAAC
This is a stretch of genomic DNA from bacterium. It encodes these proteins:
- a CDS encoding response regulator, translated to MKKSRILIIDDDPGLRRTLSDILGLRGFEPLTAKTGREGLSSLMDNSVSLVLLDIGLPDISGIEVLKKIKEGFPSTEVIILTGNATLDSAIEATNTGAFSYLVKPYEIEQLTIHIRRAIEKRQTEKALRESEDRYRLLVKSAPDAIFVKRGGVIHFVNDAGVRLLVAKGAEQLIGKPVMSVIHPDYREPVGGWLKLLEEHGDVSAPLEIRFVRFDNTPVDVEAVGTRIVYQGKPAVQVIMRDITERKQKELLIRKLNAELEKRVEERTRELEFRRREAEAARIEAELANSAKSDFLANVSHELRTPLNSVIGFSQVLLDEMYGPLNPRQKGYVGNIFSNGNRLLGLIDNILDLVNLETGEAHLELSRFPLRSLLEGVVEMEKEKAAEQGITISLDISPSSEVDIEADERLLKQILYNLISNAVNFSTVWGFVRVSSRRVSAGNPFYAGGRRAENQPEDFIEVSVEDTGMGIKSEDMGKLFTEFKQLESPSIKRHKGIGLGLVLAKRLVELHGGTVRAESQFGKGSRFSLTIPLKRAA